One genomic region from Epinephelus moara isolate mb chromosome 8, YSFRI_EMoa_1.0, whole genome shotgun sequence encodes:
- the zgc:152830 gene encoding putative aminopeptidase W07G4.4, with translation MCTSVQPVEWTTDLKNQNFDGIVLVTQSHDTLPSELDCLKAPLQDYSSVDSGLGEEVVVLKVPGLPGNRMVFASTGPVNRDYDDIRRFSDAAVNGIKRALKAGMQRPLLVCPPHADYKNSTLVAALGALHALYMPLEVREGNVKPTDYKVCVLGLWAAEEAQGERLVELADALESGRLACRDIGGSDPERMAAPRVADYVQELFKNSPVQVEVVSDVKVLEKEYPCLAAVNRCADCVPRHQARVIKLQYCGEGPVQQTLMLVGKGITYDTGGADIKAGGFMAGMHRDKCGAAAVAGFFQILAKLKPKHLKVVGSMAMVRNSVGADCYVADELVVSRAGRRVRVGNTDAEGRMVMVDLLCEMKEKAVGETSPQLFTIATLTGHAIRAMGPNYSIIMDNGPAHHNKNAAQWQIAGEALGDVFEVSSIRREDYEFHKGKSEYEDILQCNNLPSSATPRGHQTPAAFLIMASGLDKHGVDSNAPLPYSHIDIAGSSGPFPGIPTGAPILAMATNYFLPDCL, from the exons ATGTGCACCAG CGTCCAGCCTGTTGAGTGGACCACCGACCTCAAGAACCAGAA CTTTGATGGCATCGTGTTGGTGACTCAGAGCCATGACACACTGCCCTCTGAGCTCGACTGCCTGAAAGCACCACTGCAGGACTACAGCTCT gtGGACAGTGGTCtgggggaggaggtggtggtcCTGAAGGTCCCTGGTCTCCCTGGTAACCGTATGGTGTTTGCCTCCACCGGCCCAGTAAACCGCGACTATGATGACATTAGGCGCTTCAGTGATGCAGCTGTCAACGGCATCAAAAG GGCCTTGAAAGCAGGCAtgcagcgccccctgctggttTGCCCTCCACACGCAGACTACAAGAACAGCACTTTGGTGGCTGCACTTGGGGCCCTTCATGCTCTCTACATG CCGCTGGAAGTGAGAGAGGGGAACGTCAAACCCACCGACTACaaggtgtgtgttttgggtctgtGGGCAGCAGAGGAGGCTCAGGGAGAGAGACTGGTGGAGCTAGCTGACGCTCTTGAGAGCGGGAG ACTGGCATGCCGTGACATCGGTGGCTCTGACCCTGAACGTATGGCTGCTCCTCGTGTGGCTGATTACGTCCAGGAACTCTTTAAGAACAGCCCTGTGCAG GTGGAAGTGGTGAGCGACGTGAAGGTTCTGGAGAAAGAGTATCCCTGTCTGGCTGCAGTCAACCGATGTGCCGACT GTGTGCCTCGTCACCAGGCCAGAGTCATCAAGCTGCAGTACTGCGGAGAGGGACCAGTCCAGCAAACGCTCATGTTGGTGGGAAAG GGCATCACCTACGATACTGGCGGAGCCGACATCAAGGCTGGTGGATTCATGGCTGGGATGCACAGGGACAagtgtggagctgctgctgtggccgGCTTCTTCCAG ATTTTAGCCAagctgaagccaaaacatctgaaGGTTGTCGGCTCCATGGCCATGGTGAGGAACAGCGTCGGTGCAG aCTGCTATGTGGCCGATGAGCTGGTGGTTTCCCGTGCGGGTCGCAGAGTGAGAGTGGGAAACACAGATGCAGAGGGACGCATGGTGATGGTCGACCTGCTCTGTGAGATGAAGGAGAAG GCGGTGGGTGAGACGTCTCCTCAGCTGTTTACTATCGCCACTCTGACTGGTCACGCCATCAGAGCCATGGGACCTAACTACTCT atCATCATGGACAACGGACCGGCCCATCACAACAAAAACGCTGCTCAGTGGCAGATAG CTGGAGAGGCTCTGGGCGATGTGTTCGAGGTGTCCAGTATCAGACGAGAGGACTACGAATTCCACAAGGGAAAGTCTGAGTATGAGGACATTCTGCAGTGCAACAACCTGCCGTCCTCGGCTACACCTCGAGGACATCAGACCCCTGCAGCTTTCCTCATCATGGCCTCAGGGCTCGACAAG cATGGTGTGGACTCCAACGCGCCCCTGCCGTACTCCCACATTGACATCGCCGGTTCCAGCGGTCCCTTCCCTGGTATCCCGACAGGAGCCCCCATCCTCGCTATGGCAACCAACTACTTCCTGCCCGACTGTCTCTAA